acatcaacAACAATTCCTTATAGTAATTAAAACAAGTGTAAAACTAtcttatacaatgtatataaatgaaacaatattttaacaaattatttatcaataaacatATGTTATTTCGCGTTGCATTgtttttgtgtgtataaaaaatcaataattctaGGTATGTGTTGtcttttgtttaataaaaattatctaaaaataatattttttagataataaaaattattatgtaataattaattaatactgagTTTCTTCtttgaataaaatttatcaGCGTTTCAGCCGTTTGACGCATGgtaaatttaattaggtacctaagtataatcAGTTTCCGGTGCATAGGCGAATAAGACGATTACCCGTGTCTTCTCaagtctgaaaaaaaaaatatattatgcatcgttaatatagtttatttcattACAACATTGTTTGTGACTGTTCTAAatgtatgtgatttttttaagttgatcataatattatgatataagttataactgatgtaattaattattgtaaattgaaaaaagcTTAGGTGAGAGATAGTATTTTCGTGTGCTATTGTGCTTAAGTACTGTGTCACTGAAAtagaatttgcaaattataaaatacaactatattTAACGAGTGCCTTATATTGGTGAGTTTTAATAGGCGAAAATATTCCCATTTTTCTTTcatgtcattttttatttacccaAAACATTAACTGTTGTCTGATCCTATTGAAATCACACAAATATCTATAACCGGTAGTACATcctaaaaacacaaaaacatcATTTTTCAAAACCTGATTTACGTTTATTCAATTGTTCCGTCAATATTTCAGACACTTCAAGCACGTTTGGTACAAGTTAGAGGTAAACTATGTTGTCCACGAGGATACCATATATATGTTATGCTGTTTTTGATTCAGTCCAATCAATAAAGACTAAACTTAATTTTggtcaaaatatttacacaattaataaaaattgttttaaaatttgaattgttttaCTCTCGAaagttttacaaacatttttcctttgtaatttttcaaaaaaattgttgggatgttatttatttaccagACGTACCTAGTaactaaatatactaaatatcgTCAGtatcgaatacaattttaagtttcAGCACTAATGGTCTGCAATGCTTGGAGGAATATATgacacaaattaataattagtaggtaatcactaataaattattgatagtttttttcgtttattaggTCTAAGTGCAATTAACAAACACCAGTTCATTTTCAACCATTTTCAACTTGTAAGTTTTCGGTACCTGCTATTCTATATAGTTAGattttatagtatagattatattctatacactaattatagaattgttttaagatatttaacaTTTGTATCGAATGAGGGTGAacgtttttcatttaaaatatttaatgctttTGAAATGTCATCTTACCGTTTATCCCGTTAGATAATGTATCGCCCCATCTATTTAAAAACTCAAACACGACTCCATTTGTCCAACCAAAACCTGTCTGCGGAGTATATTCACCACCGCCACCAGTTTCTCCCGATGCTAGAACATCATActacaaaacaattttcaaattagaatttaaaagtaCATGCTTATaacttaaatggtataaaattatgttgtatatatatactttttcgAACATCATTGATTTCTCTGcgaatgatttataatttgagCGTAACCAAACTTCAGCCAATCTAAATGACACCTGTTGTGCCAGTTTCTGTTGTGTCCTGTCTAGACCTTGAATGATGAAAGCTTGTAGAGGAGGCCACGCATTTGGGAAGTCCCACTGTTGTGATGAATTGTACAAAGACGTAGGTGTTCCTATATAGAAAAcataacattgttttttattatgcaCTTATTGAGTTTCAATACGATAGTACTgtgttgataatataatattataatatattgcatgttATCAGGtattatagtcataaataaattgaatttaaaaatcttaaaaattcttaaagaaGTTTGTTTGTGAGATCTATTATTAAGTCGTACCGTTAAAATTCACAGTATAATCGGCTTCGATGATATGATGATCTCTTAGATATCCCAACACTGAACTAGCTACAGCCTTTTTCGGCATATTGTAGCTTTCTGTCCATAGAGGTACAATATtggaaacgaaaaaatattctcgacttttattattcaacatatCCCAGTCAAACCACGCCCCTAGGTCTGGTCTCCACataacctataggtaataaatatattttgttatgtttttttttcaaaaatcaatattcaaCACACGGGTGACgggatattattaaaaaaatataatctaacaTACTTCTTGTATACTGTAGACGAGTTTCTCAGCGATCGCACGATATTTCTCGGCTTTAGTTGTATCTCCCATCTTACTATACCACGAACTCAACAACAGTGCATTCTTGTGCAATATACAGTTCAAATCCACTGGTATTATATACGTCGTTTTTATATCAGCCAATATCCCTGTATTTCATTAACGTCGAATATACCATATTGTGTTGTGTTTCTATGtttctgtattaaaataatgaaaatacttaCCACGATCCGAGCCGTTGGCAGTTATAAACCATCTACTTGAAAAGTCCCATCCGGTCTCTGCCGCAGACTTAATTTGGGTATACAATTCTTGTTTTTcgttttcagttttcaaaaattctGCTGATTCGTAGTCCTCTCTGCATTAACATAAATACTATAGCCATTGTAATTATAAGTCGACCAAATTATACGAACCTATAAGACTCTGGTCTTGGACCCCTTGACGGTGCGTAGTATCTTGCCATTGTGTACGATTTGCCGTTCTTCTCGAAAGTAACCATTCGGTTTTCCGTCCAAAACTCGAATTCACTATCTAAGatctaaaaaagtaattaaacatCAGGcgattacaatttaattttattattatcatttatacaaaaattataagtgATTGTACTTACAGATATGactttttttacatattcaAAGTCGTTGGTTGCTTTATAGTAGCTTGATACCATCAACGTCACCATTGGCGGTTGTGATCTATTCAGGTAGTACACTCGTCCACCATTCGGCATGAAACCAAATTGCAGCACCAACgataatatattgtcaataaCACCTCTAGCTGTTGTCGACATGTCACACAATAACATCCCGTTAACAATCCAGTACGTGTCCCAATAGTAAAGTTCTCTAAATCGGCCTCCGGGTATGGCAAAACCATTTGGAACCCATATCAGCGAATATCTGTCAGGATGTAATCTCACGTCGTCCTTAACTTTCCTCGCTAGGGTTTTCCATACTTGGTTTAATCCCAATGCCCACTGTTTGTAATTCTTGTCTTTAATCCGATTGGCGATCGAAGGAGATTCATTAAAGTCGGAAGGGGTCCATACCTCTAACTCATCACCGTCCATGAAATGTTCGTCGACAAATTTAACTATCTTTTCTTTGGGCACTACACCGTTGTTACCGTCTTTCAATACTTGGTAGTTTTTTAAAATCTCAGATTCTGAGTATTTTAGTTTCATATCCACAAAAGTTTTCGAATCTGGAAAAATGTGAGCTAGTTGTACGTCCTTCAGTAGATCACTTTCACAGTATATTTGGCTAAAAACAACATCATTGTCAgttagattattaatatttttattttaatactatgactattttcaattttgaatattataactgtcaatttgtaatttattttagattatgggCGGAGACATATTTAAACgacaagaataacgattttagttatattgttgtaattcataAATGTTTTTCGTGGGGCTTtgaaacttataatatgtagatatatttcttatattttacatacctactaattactctatgacattttcaaaacatttagattagttttttgatattacctatttactgtaaatagtaaaatatattactataataattaatatcaatatattaatatgataataggtcGACAGAGCGTCTCTGCCAGCggaagtcaaattatttttccaatagctgattttttaatatgcacaATGGCTTCAGAATCTTTTTTGTtcgcaatgatttatcattggattcaaatttaactcatcaattacaatgacctactcaatgacgataGGTACAACtgatgtacagcagagcggtcaCCTACTTTACCCCATTTTTGTTATTGgagattttgaaataatttttttatcaattttagttgtatgttatttatatgttctaaactataataataagcctctaaataatagtttgttgaattaaaatattattttgaaatttttccgcttgtacaatttatattttcttactgTTGGATGGTgagaataattaatgtatattatttgattattgatttttatacattcaattaactttatgctattattttattatatatttttttaaatttacaataggtacctatgtcatgTCAAATGCTAATTAAAGTTAGTTTTCTAtatgttattttcataatatacagtTGCACCGCAAAATAGCacgtatttaaacatttaaaaccttAATCATCGTCAATAATCTCGGTCAATCGAGAATGCTAATTCTAATGATAACAGTTACACGGACTTTAATCCTATAACGATAAACCAACTCAATtactttattcaatattagttcTTAGTTATATAGCTAAACATGTTTTCTCTAATGCATGATGATATTTTCATTGTGACGTATTACGTATGAagtgttaaacatatttttttattaattccaaTTGGAATATGTATACTATGTgtacttaacaaataaaatcgtTATCTAGATACGAATAATACACCCTAtcgaaaattttataatattgacattcCATATgaccatataattattaactacgcgtattgtataattattgtatataataaatacctaccttagtacctattataaaattggaatttaaaacttaatgttATGAATCATTCAAAAATCATGATAATAAGTGTGTAAATTAGTTAAGACACATTTAGTCGGATAGAAGgacctactataaaataaacgatttcaagtttcaatataaacggtatacctatgtaattgtcttcataatttttttgtttttgtcttaaatcataggtacctacctataatatattaatcgatagctaaataataatcaatacaattGTGACGAAGAACTAAATTTAAGCTTGTTAACTCATAGCAAGTTGTCCATGTCATAAActtgttatttttcattattatttcgagtcagttataaattaatttaagtcataaatatttaaaaacatataggcAGGCAGGTACCCGTCAGTATTGTAAAATACGTATGGAGTAATgtagtgtaataaaaaaataacgcatCTTATACTTAGGTAGATTATTAGATCAGGATTAGGTTTTTATAAGTAACATATTCATATCACttattttaaatcgttaatatttgtataactactattgtctattattatgttatgtattttctattaattattaacagtataggactaaatattaattgtttagatTTCTTTACTACGATTTGGGAAgtgcaaaaaaattaacacatctactttaaaaacaatttgtcatattttccagtagttttcaaaaaatcgcttaaaaaaaaatcaaaaaaaaaataactgatgtaatcactttttttttttatcaaaacctcgaccactttacatttttaaatttgaacagaaATGTACATAGAATAGttattttagtataggtatttgTGTGTGGTGTGTACATACAATAACGAGTTAATACAGTGTCCATAATATTCTTTCAACGGTTGTGCGATTTTCCTTGtggttaatttgtttttttctctaCACGTTTATgttaaaatcatgtttttaatgttgttttatgtttatttgttatctCGTTAACATCTGTTATTTGCTTCTACTAAGACTGCAGACAATACttggtaattattattctaatcataaaacattgtcaatattatatgttagaGTTTCAGCAAAGCAATTTTTTTGGTAAACTTTTacgttgttaattttaaatcgttttaGTTAGTTAATCATAACATAGCAtacaagcatattattatgtagatttagctatagttaatgattttttttgtcatacaaTCACACGCTATAGgtatttacacatattttcGGACAAGTTATtataatcagaatttttttcgGGGTGGATTTAAGTTAAAACCGATGCTatgtttcttaaatattaaatttcaaataaatatattattttgatttacaatttCCAATGTTTGTTTCATATTTAggaacaatattttaagttaatattttggaattttaagtttaaataaaatagttaactagtcctagacattttataatcattcaaaattaacaaaGTGGTGAACATTATAATCTGTTAATCTCTATATGtatgaattaaatttcatttgtttaaacattcaactaatatatgtacattatatttttatttttattttatttttattgagtttaAGCCCGGCAATttaggccattagctatttttgttttttatttgtaggttTTTTGTTGGTAGGGGAGAAATACGTGTGTgccgtacattatattatatacggctgcttacatatttattcatttcattatttatttatattttatactatacaccagtcacttataggtatattgttataatcataaagaatattattattaattgcatttaaaattaataaatactaaataatttgattgaaaaaatgttaataatgttactttagaaaaatataactaatctactaaaattattatattatttaaaatataaactttaccTATAAGTTTAAAGtgcaatttttactgaataatagtatattattattattatcattattattatcattataatttgtaaaaaaaatttaatataacctCGAGagtttttatgattaaattaaatatcaaaaacaagtAGATATACCATTGAGGGCAATAGAACGTGACATCTAACAATCGGAATTAATTAATGAATCAGTTCAACAAATTTTGAGTTAGGTGAATATTTCTATATACCTTTGACACGATGCCTGAAGTCCATTGGATACGTGATAATATCCTCTTGCCAAATGAACAAATTCCTGATTATTTGCATGTGTGTAATACGCAAAATGTGCCAGACACACGACCAGTAAGTTAGTAATACGcatagtttcaaaaatattgaacgaATTACAATAATTCGCGGATATTGTGTACACagagagaaaaataatattttaattttatttcttccaATAAACTAGCATAATctgtataataatctattttgaagtaaaatatttatttttttttcaattaaaaatttgaatattaaaaaacaaaaacaaaaaagtgaGATTTTTAAGTTGGACCCTGAGACTCCTTCACAGGTTTCCCACAGGCCTTGCACGAATCGACTGCACTAATGACCAGCGTACAATGCGCCTTTATCGGAACGCAAGACCCAATGCTAATGTTGCCTAATAATTCATTAGACAGATAGTGTACGGTAACCCCTCATGTGTGATAATTTGTGCAAATACGAGCAGATAAAATACNNNNNNNNNNNNNNNNNNNNNNNNNNNNNNNNNNNNNNNNNNNNNNNNNNNNNNNNNNNNNNNNNNNNNNNNNNNNNNNNNNNNNNNNNNNNNNNNNNNNNNNNNNNNNNNNNNNNNNNNNNNNNNNNNNNNNNNNNNNNNNNNNNNNNNNNNNNNNNNNNNNNNNNNNNNNNNNNNNNNNNNNNNNNNNNNNNNNNNNNNNNNNNNNNNNNNNNNNNNNNNNNNNNNNNNNNNNNNNNNNNNNNNNNNNNNNNNNNNNNNNNNNNNNNNNNNNNNNNNNNNNNNNNNNNNNNNNNNNNNNNNNNNNNNNNNNNNNNNNNNNNNNNNNNNNNNNNNNNNNNNNNNNNNNNNNNNNNNNNNNNNNNNNNNNNNNNNNNNNNNNNNNNNNNNNNNNNNNNNNNNNNNNNNNNNNNNNNNNNNNNNNNNNNNNNNNNNNNNNNNNNNNNNNNNNNNNNNNNNNNNNNNNNNNNNNNNNNNNNNNNNNNNNNNNNNNNNNNNNNNNNNNNNNNNNNNNNNNNNNNNNNNNNNNNNNNNNNNNNNNNNNNNNNNNNNNNNNNNNNNNNNNNNNNNNNNNNNNNNNNNNNNNNNNNNNNNNNNNNNNNNNNNNNNNNNNNNNNNNNNNNNNNNNNNNNNNNNNNNNNNNNNNNNNNNNNNNNNNNNNNNNNNNNNNNNNNNNNNNNNNNNNNNNNNNNNNNNNNNNNNNNNNNNNNNNNNNNNNNNNNNNNNNNNNNNNNNNNNNNNNNNNNNNNNNNNNNNNNNNNNNNNNNNNNNNNNNNNNNNNNNNNNNNNNNNNNNNNNNNNNNNNNNNNNNNNNNNNNNNNNNNNNNNNNNNNNNNNNNNNNNNNNNNNNNNNNNNNNNNNNNNNNNNNNNNNNNNNNNNNNNNNNNNNNNNNNNNNNNNNNNNNNNNNNNNNNNNNNNNNNNNNNNNNNNNNNNNNNNNNNNNNNNNNNNNNNNNNNNNNNNNNNNNNNNNNNNNNNNNNNNNNNNNNNNNNNNNNNNNNNNNNNNNNNNNNNNNNNNNNNNNNNNNNNNNNNNNNNNNNNNNNNNNNNNNNNNNNNNNNNNNNNNNNNNNNNNNNNNNNNNNNNNNNNNNNNNNNNNNNNNNNNNNNNNNNNNNNNNNNNNNNNNNNNNNNNNNNNNNNNNNNNNNNNNNNNNNNNNNNNNNNNNNNNNNNNNNNNNNNNNNNNNNNNNNNNNNNNNNNNNNNNNNNNNNNNNNNNNNNNNNNNNNNNNNNNNNNNNNNNNNNNNNNNNNNNNNNNNNNNNNNNNNNNNNNNNNNNNNNNNNNNNNNNNNNNNNNNNNNNNNNNNNNNNNNNNNNNNNNNNNNNNNNNNNNNNNNNNNNNNNNNNNNNNNNNNNNNNNNNNNNNNNNNNNNNNNNNNNNNNNNNNNNNNNNNNNNNNNNNNNNNNNNNNNNNNNNNNNNNNNNNNNNNNNNNNNNNNNNNNNNNNNNNNNNNNNNNNNNNNNNNNNNNNNNNNNNNNNNNNNNNNNNNNNNNNNNNNNNNNNNNNNNNNNNNNNNNNNNNNNNNNNNNNNNNNNNNNNNNNNNNNNNNNNNNNNNNNNNNNNNNNNNNNNNNNNNNNNNNNNNNNNNNNNNNNNNNNNNNNNNNNNNNNNNNNNNNNNNNNNNNNNNNNNNNNNNNNNNNNNNNNNNNNNNNNNNNNNNNNNNNNNNNNNNNNNNNNNNNNNNNNNNNNNNNNNNNNNNNNNNNNNNNNNNNNNNNNNNNNNNNNNNNNNNNNNNNNNNNNNNNNNNNNNNNNNNNNNNNNNNNNNNNNNNNNNNNNNNNNNNNNNNNNNNNNNNNNNNNNNNNNNNNNNNNNNNNNNNNNNNNNNNNNNNNNNNNNNNNNNNNNNNNNNNNNNNNNNNNNNNNNNNNNNNNNNNNNNNNNNNNNNNNNNNNNNNNNNNNNNNNNNNNNNNNNNNNNNNNNNNNNNNNNNNNNNNNNNNNNNNNNNNNNNNttaaaatgtacttttttaaatttgtttatttggtcaccataactataaattataattatataatgcaaataatatgtagtagggcACCAAGTAATTTTAGTAACTAGAGCACCCATTAGGTGTAGTTGCGCCACTGCTCAACAACCTCCCAAAGTTTCATGAATAGAGTAAGAATTCATAAAGGACAAACAGACATACATTcgttcttatatattatatacctaaagataaaataataataatttttaacaatatttctcaatttaattttgttgacaataatataagacTCTCCGTATCTTAGAATTTATTAAGCTCATCTTTTGgatttttttgaaatgaaaaaaacaaaaatatgttccgtttcaaaatgtatattattacaattacctaatataaatatatctatattatatattggctatttatttaagataaaaaaaaaaccacgtgACTTGAGTATATTAAAAAGATCATCATATCAGTACTTaacattgaatttatatttgattgataaaataatacgtcATGTCTTACATGTTTGcataagatattaaattattaagtacctagctAATTATTTGTTGGTAAGTATAACTACATTTTGTATTGAGTACTGCAGGATGAAAGCAGCATTTTATTTACTTCGGTCGACAATAAaacaacgtataatatatagataataaatttacattataactgttggatgtttgaattttgaaagcaatgacaagttttaaaattttaaaaaccattttaagtcAAACTCGATTTACTTTAGTAATCTTTATGACATCTTTTCAAACATTGAAAGTGTTCATAAATGTTcacttaaaatgatttttatttccataaatgtatttattatttcagtaaaacaTTAAACTTCTATTACAACTTTTTCTAGTCTTCGAAATCAAAATGACAAaatccaaaatttttaaaataaaaccccgaaaaagaaacaaattttggattattatttcacaaaaactATGTTGAAGCAatgaataaactatatatactactagctgatcccgtgcacttcgttacccgttaaatgtactaaCTGTATAACTTAAATGCGTTAATTGTCCAATGCgtcatttaatattcggtgtatgatgttctataaaaaaaaaatagatttatcttaatttttctattgcccggaattaaaattctgattcgcagcagtatattatcaggtaagcaatctaTCGCGGACCCCTTGCTTTTTGTATGTAAGTgcatgatttaactctaaattatcaaagttataccaagtttgtcgtttttacttaattccaccaacgatggattaatataatcaattagtacaaaatcctaacctaacataaccgaactaaaattttatgaataaaaaaaaaccaaatttaaccctttttaaattagcctatcttcttcccagaggtataatctacacacaaacattcatttatacataatatatgtatattgaaaaaaataataatacaaatcagcaaacatgcccgattaaccattagcaaccaatatataatacactattattattttaaaaataatattatttttatttttttctgaacaacCCTTaacacttaggggtatgaaaaatagatagtagccgattctcagacctactgaatatgcatgtAAAATCGGTCAAGCTGTTTCGGAGGAGTACGgtaactaacattgtgacacgagaattttatatatta
This portion of the Acyrthosiphon pisum isolate AL4f chromosome A1, pea_aphid_22Mar2018_4r6ur, whole genome shotgun sequence genome encodes:
- the LOC100161043 gene encoding trehalase isoform X2, with product MRITNLLVVCLAHFAYYTHANNQEFVHLARGYYHVSNGLQASCQSQIYCESDLLKDVQLAHIFPDSKTFVDMKLKYSESEILKNYQVLKDGNNGVVPKEKIVKFVDEHFMDGDELEVWTPSDFNESPSIANRIKDKNYKQWALGLNQVWKTLARKVKDDVRLHPDRYSLIWVPNGFAIPGGRFRELYYWDTYWIVNGMLLCDMSTTARGVIDNILSLVLQFGFMPNGGRVYYLNRSQPPMVTLMVSSYYKATNDFEYVKKVISILDSEFEFWTENRMVTFEKNGKSYTMARYYAPSRGPRPESYREDYESAEFLKTENEKQELYTQIKSAAETGWDFSSRWFITANGSDRGILADIKTTYIIPVDLNCILHKNALLLSSWYSKMGDTTKAEKYRAIAEKLVYSIQEVMWRPDLGAWFDWDMLNNKSREYFFVSNIVPLWTESYNMPKKAVASSVLGYLRDHHIIEADYTVNFNGTPTSLYNSSQQWDFPNAWPPLQAFIIQGLDRTQQKLAQQVSFRLAEVWLRSNYKSFAEKSMMFEKYDVLASGETGGGGEYTPQTGFGWTNGVVFEFLNRWGDTLSNGINDLRRHG
- the LOC100161043 gene encoding trehalase isoform X1, with product MRITNLLVVCLAHFAYYTHANNQEFVHLARGYYHVSNGLQASCQSQIYCESDLLKDVQLAHIFPDSKTFVDMKLKYSESEILKNYQVLKDGNNGVVPKEKIVKFVDEHFMDGDELEVWTPSDFNESPSIANRIKDKNYKQWALGLNQVWKTLARKVKDDVRLHPDRYSLIWVPNGFAIPGGRFRELYYWDTYWIVNGMLLCDMSTTARGVIDNILSLVLQFGFMPNGGRVYYLNRSQPPMVTLMVSSYYKATNDFEYVKKVISILDSEFEFWTENRMVTFEKNGKSYTMARYYAPSRGPRPESYREDYESAEFLKTENEKQELYTQIKSAAETGWDFSSRWFITANGSDRGILADIKTTYIIPVDLNCILHKNALLLSSWYSKMGDTTKAEKYRAIAEKLVYSIQEVMWRPDLGAWFDWDMLNNKSREYFFVSNIVPLWTESYNMPKKAVASSVLGYLRDHHIIEADYTVNFNGTPTSLYNSSQQWDFPNAWPPLQAFIIQGLDRTQQKLAQQVSFRLAEVWLRSNYKSFAEKSMMFEKYDVLASGETGGGGEYTPQTGFGWTNGVVFEFLNRWGDTLSNGINGCTTGYRYLCDFNRIRQQLMFWT